The following proteins are encoded in a genomic region of Nitrospiraceae bacterium:
- a CDS encoding class I SAM-dependent methyltransferase has protein sequence MVMQSIDIRQIEICKQKGIPITEDSYILDFGCGDGRRVYELLDSGYKNSFGFNKGNYMDRGTPIKLRQEQDRQFFRFTDNDTIPFPDRHFDLIISDQVFEHVLHQQEAFREIYRVLKEGGVSVHVIPAKWQIIEPHIFVPFGGLIKAFFYYYFWAMLGIRNNWQKGLSVKETAKRNTLYAKENLNYLSCREYQTMMSEIHFKYSWEELAYMKASYKPNIQKLAAISEKVPLVCSLIRLFHQRVLYLQK, from the coding sequence ATGGTCATGCAAAGCATAGATATCAGGCAGATTGAAATATGTAAGCAAAAAGGAATTCCTATCACCGAAGATAGTTATATTTTGGATTTTGGTTGTGGAGATGGCCGTAGAGTCTATGAACTTCTGGATTCCGGATATAAAAATTCCTTTGGATTCAATAAAGGGAACTATATGGACAGAGGGACTCCCATTAAATTACGGCAGGAACAGGATCGGCAATTTTTTCGATTTACCGACAATGACACTATCCCCTTTCCTGATAGGCATTTTGATTTAATAATTTCCGATCAAGTATTTGAACATGTCTTACATCAACAAGAGGCCTTTCGTGAGATTTATCGGGTTTTAAAAGAAGGGGGAGTGAGTGTTCATGTGATACCGGCAAAATGGCAAATTATCGAGCCTCACATTTTTGTTCCTTTCGGAGGTCTCATTAAGGCATTTTTCTATTATTATTTTTGGGCCATGCTGGGAATTCGAAATAATTGGCAAAAGGGATTATCGGTCAAAGAAACGGCCAAGCGTAATACTCTATATGCTAAGGAAAATTTAAATTACCTCAGTTGTCGGGAATATCAAACGATGATGTCGGAAATTCACTTTAAATATAGTTGGGAAGAACTTGCCTATATGAAGGCGAGTTACAAACCCAATATTCAAAAATTGGCAGCCATTTCTGAAAAAGTGCCTTTAGTTTGCAGTCTTATCCGGCTATTTCATCAACGCGTGTTATACCTTCAAAAATAA
- a CDS encoding glycosyltransferase family 4 protein → MNILVLHSELGVLRGGGEYFTRNLFSEFRKRGHHVSVAFVADSQGSFANPMPAGIEPIPIPGWWSRKFGQEMLTKVGETFLGNSRLKSYWDRGQESVCWRTIRWHARRFQRRIEREFSSRWEEFDAVYVHGDPFLAKATAILRPTVLMLPGPVSSALEPVLRTVQAVCAHDDCFSRVREFLGDHILELPLGIHSQLFTPGPTLVREGLGWTKEDLVMGYVGRLTHLKGVDLLSAAFCRMVHEFPNMKLLIVGSGEMEEHLRATLAHALERGIVHIEPALPQEDLAPWYRVLDLMVMPSRYETMSSAVLEAMACGIPFLASDVGGNSTLGESGAGWLFRTESISSMKEALSNILENPTERRVRGVLGLNFVQKRHSWTASAERLEHIMETRLGVKRGIPWK, encoded by the coding sequence ATGAACATTCTTGTGTTGCATTCCGAGCTAGGAGTGCTTCGAGGTGGAGGGGAATACTTCACCAGAAATTTGTTTTCTGAATTCCGGAAAAGAGGGCATCACGTTTCCGTGGCCTTTGTGGCTGATTCTCAAGGAAGCTTTGCGAATCCCATGCCGGCCGGTATCGAACCCATTCCAATTCCGGGGTGGTGGTCACGGAAATTCGGACAGGAGATGCTTACAAAGGTCGGAGAGACTTTTCTGGGCAACAGCCGGTTGAAGTCCTACTGGGATCGAGGACAGGAGAGTGTTTGTTGGCGGACCATCAGGTGGCACGCTCGTCGGTTCCAACGCCGCATTGAACGTGAATTTTCTTCTCGTTGGGAGGAATTTGACGCCGTGTATGTGCATGGTGACCCATTTCTCGCAAAGGCAACTGCAATCTTACGCCCAACCGTCCTGATGTTACCGGGGCCGGTCAGTTCTGCTCTTGAGCCGGTGCTGCGCACCGTCCAGGCTGTATGCGCGCATGATGATTGTTTCAGCCGTGTGCGGGAATTTCTTGGCGATCATATTCTTGAGCTTCCCCTTGGCATTCATAGCCAGTTGTTTACTCCAGGCCCTACCCTCGTCCGTGAGGGCCTGGGATGGACGAAGGAAGACCTGGTGATGGGCTATGTTGGGCGACTGACCCATCTCAAGGGTGTTGACCTGCTTTCAGCAGCTTTTTGCCGAATGGTACATGAATTTCCCAATATGAAACTTTTGATTGTCGGCAGTGGAGAAATGGAAGAGCATTTGCGCGCCACTCTTGCCCATGCACTTGAGCGTGGAATCGTCCATATTGAGCCTGCATTGCCTCAAGAAGACCTCGCGCCTTGGTATCGCGTCCTGGATCTCATGGTGATGCCGAGTCGGTATGAAACCATGTCAAGTGCAGTCCTGGAAGCGATGGCCTGTGGAATTCCCTTCCTTGCATCCGACGTAGGAGGGAATAGCACTCTGGGCGAAAGTGGGGCGGGATGGCTATTTCGAACAGAATCCATTTCCTCGATGAAAGAGGCACTTTCAAATATTTTGGAGAATCCAACTGAAAGGAGAGTCCGGGGTGTCCTTGGCCTCAATTTTGTTCAAAAACGACACAGTTGGACGGCTAGTGCGGAACGGCTGGAGCATATCATGGAAACACGGCTGGGTGTAAAAAGGGGAATACCGTGGAAGTAG
- a CDS encoding glycosyltransferase family 4 protein → MKVVFLNDLIFDYARGLSASGGGAERQQWLLARALVAAGWKVTVGVRGLLDSGASLAIDGVNFVGLDKGQILLSWYHFLKSEQPDWWYWRCAYHLWGPAVEIAKLAGVRTIFAAAFDTDVQVRRALVFRSRWWPLYAWGLMRADRIFLQHGGQFSALPGKWKGKAHIVPSIAGLSSTVKPHSKRRKYVAWVGMLREPKRPDLLIEIAQQSSDIQFVVCGGPTTHRSQIGYGDNMVRRLRSLPNVEFLGPISPEKAQEVIQEAAILLSTSEGEGFPNTFLQAWSSGTPVVSLMIDPDSVIERAGLGVVSGSIETIGKDLCALMESHHQREEIGLRARKHIVENHSEAIVVRAWAQGVHGR, encoded by the coding sequence ATGAAAGTCGTATTTCTGAACGACCTGATCTTTGATTATGCCAGGGGTCTGTCGGCAAGTGGTGGTGGAGCCGAACGACAGCAATGGCTTTTGGCCAGAGCCTTGGTCGCTGCCGGATGGAAGGTCACCGTCGGTGTCAGGGGTTTATTGGATTCCGGAGCGAGTTTAGCCATCGACGGTGTTAATTTCGTTGGCCTCGATAAAGGCCAAATTCTTTTATCCTGGTATCATTTTCTGAAATCGGAACAGCCAGACTGGTGGTATTGGCGATGTGCGTACCATTTGTGGGGTCCAGCTGTAGAAATAGCCAAGCTCGCAGGAGTACGCACTATTTTTGCGGCTGCCTTCGATACGGATGTCCAGGTCCGTCGCGCCCTGGTCTTTCGCTCCCGTTGGTGGCCCCTGTATGCCTGGGGACTGATGCGGGCGGATAGAATCTTTCTGCAGCATGGTGGTCAGTTTTCCGCACTTCCTGGAAAATGGAAAGGGAAAGCCCATATTGTTCCAAGCATCGCCGGTTTATCCTCAACGGTGAAACCCCATTCGAAGCGAAGAAAATATGTGGCATGGGTAGGGATGTTGCGCGAGCCCAAGCGCCCGGACCTGCTGATTGAGATTGCTCAACAGTCCTCCGATATTCAGTTTGTTGTTTGTGGAGGACCAACGACACATCGATCCCAAATTGGCTATGGTGATAATATGGTGCGAAGGCTTCGTTCATTACCAAATGTGGAATTTCTTGGGCCCATTTCTCCTGAAAAAGCGCAGGAAGTGATTCAAGAGGCAGCCATCCTGCTTTCAACCTCTGAGGGTGAAGGTTTCCCAAATACCTTCTTGCAAGCCTGGTCGAGTGGTACTCCTGTTGTCAGTTTAATGATAGATCCGGACTCGGTTATTGAGCGAGCAGGTTTGGGAGTGGTGTCTGGAAGCATTGAGACGATAGGAAAAGATTTATGCGCCCTGATGGAATCGCATCATCAACGAGAGGAAATAGGGCTGCGTGCAAGAAAACACATAGTCGAGAATCATAGTGAGGCGATCGTCGTTCGAGCATGGGCTCAGGGCGTTCACGGTCGTTGA
- the asnB gene encoding asparagine synthase (glutamine-hydrolyzing), whose product MNHYKFDMCGFVAFLQDKPIVDPVHAREALETIAHRGPDAEGEWQERDVLLLHRRLSIIDLANGSQPMQSRDGRYIIVFNGEIYNFPELRELLGHEGVQFKTHSDTEVILEGYSHWGASIVEKLNGIFAFIIWDRRRSLAFGARDRLGIKPLCWALHHGALVVSSTVEPFGALKGFDQIDLVAVRDLLAFDYIPSPRTIFQGVHKLEPGCRFQWEIGAEAPSISRYWSPPIGNPALAAPDEWELESLLDRAVKRQMISDVPIGAFLSGGIDSSLLVAFMARYSQKPVRTFSCSFTDNHADESEIAGLVARQFGTDHVVLRAEEVGSDELLDLLSRLDEPFADPAFIPTYALSKMTASHLRVALSGDGGDEVFGGYSKYLLGARHWDALPLSSLLHRVLRLLPWRPRGMPSIYWRTLSSQDLIRWSWARYGDFPAFGKDFLQVLTSAYQNSAQIEDFFEPWERRAKRYGRKYDQDLLMRTDLETYLSENCLVKTDRASMLASLEIRVPYLDETILDRILPLPANKKIVNGELKSLLLPIARRILPREVWDRPKQGFHVPLDSWLGGAWRPAVEATLDWGEANLDLFHYPYLRHLHKISICGGTIGRELWNPFVFLAWMMKRSCKI is encoded by the coding sequence TTGAATCATTATAAATTTGATATGTGTGGATTTGTCGCGTTTTTACAGGATAAGCCAATTGTCGACCCGGTTCATGCCCGAGAAGCGCTCGAGACGATTGCCCACCGTGGCCCGGATGCGGAGGGGGAATGGCAGGAGCGGGACGTGTTGCTGCTTCATCGCCGGTTGTCGATCATTGATCTTGCCAACGGCTCGCAACCCATGCAAAGCCGGGATGGACGCTATATCATCGTATTTAATGGAGAAATTTACAATTTCCCTGAGTTGCGTGAACTTCTAGGTCACGAAGGGGTCCAATTCAAAACGCACTCTGATACCGAGGTCATCCTCGAAGGGTACAGCCACTGGGGTGCGAGTATTGTCGAAAAGTTAAATGGAATCTTTGCCTTTATTATCTGGGATCGTCGTCGGTCTTTGGCCTTTGGAGCGCGAGATCGTCTGGGGATCAAGCCACTTTGCTGGGCGTTACACCATGGGGCTTTGGTGGTTTCCTCAACAGTAGAACCATTTGGCGCCCTGAAGGGGTTTGATCAAATCGACCTCGTGGCTGTGCGTGATCTCCTGGCATTCGACTACATTCCTTCTCCGCGCACCATTTTTCAAGGTGTGCATAAGCTTGAGCCTGGATGCCGCTTCCAGTGGGAAATTGGCGCCGAGGCACCCTCGATTAGCCGGTACTGGAGTCCTCCCATTGGAAATCCTGCATTAGCAGCTCCCGACGAATGGGAATTGGAATCTTTGCTTGATCGAGCGGTGAAGCGGCAGATGATTAGTGATGTTCCGATCGGCGCATTTTTATCGGGAGGAATCGATTCATCTTTGCTTGTGGCCTTTATGGCCCGGTACAGTCAAAAGCCCGTTCGGACTTTTTCTTGTTCATTTACCGACAACCATGCGGATGAATCCGAAATTGCCGGCCTTGTTGCCCGTCAATTCGGCACTGACCATGTTGTGTTGCGGGCGGAAGAGGTTGGATCGGATGAACTCCTCGACCTCCTTTCCCGTCTGGATGAACCCTTTGCGGATCCTGCCTTCATACCGACCTATGCCCTATCGAAAATGACCGCTTCACATCTCCGGGTTGCGCTTTCCGGCGACGGCGGAGATGAAGTCTTCGGTGGGTATTCCAAATACCTACTCGGTGCAAGACATTGGGACGCATTGCCTCTATCCTCCCTCCTTCACCGGGTCCTACGGCTTCTTCCTTGGAGGCCACGAGGGATGCCCTCTATCTATTGGCGGACGCTGTCATCCCAGGACCTCATTCGGTGGTCATGGGCGCGATATGGGGATTTTCCTGCTTTTGGGAAGGACTTTCTGCAGGTGTTGACTTCCGCATATCAGAATTCAGCCCAAATCGAGGATTTTTTTGAACCGTGGGAAAGGCGGGCTAAACGATATGGCCGAAAATATGACCAGGATTTGCTCATGCGTACGGATCTGGAAACGTATTTAAGCGAAAATTGTCTTGTCAAGACCGATAGAGCGAGTATGTTGGCATCCTTGGAAATCAGGGTCCCCTACCTTGACGAAACAATTTTGGATCGTATCCTTCCTCTTCCTGCAAATAAAAAGATTGTCAATGGCGAACTCAAATCCCTCCTCTTACCGATTGCCAGAAGAATCCTTCCTCGTGAGGTCTGGGATAGACCCAAGCAGGGCTTTCATGTTCCTCTTGATTCCTGGCTGGGGGGAGCCTGGAGGCCTGCGGTGGAAGCTACGCTCGATTGGGGAGAAGCCAATCTTGATCTTTTTCATTACCCGTATCTCCGTCACCTTCACAAGATCAGTATCTGCGGTGGCACGATAGGGCGAGAACTGTGGAACCCGTTTGTCTTTCTGGCTTGGATGATGAAACGTTCCTGCAAAATATAG